The following coding sequences lie in one Vibrio algicola genomic window:
- a CDS encoding HNH endonuclease — protein sequence MLFNTQALRRAVYDDPRWRKQRMALIRQADWTCCLCGTRSPYKTGKGLVADHYPTPLAACKTPEDAMDSSNIRIVCRSCHNKVCSRDDNDYKNGVKRGSSATGGSLDINDEWFDY from the coding sequence ATGCTATTTAATACGCAAGCACTACGTCGCGCAGTATACGACGATCCTAGATGGCGTAAACAACGCATGGCACTGATAAGACAGGCTGACTGGACATGCTGCTTATGCGGTACACGTAGCCCTTATAAAACTGGTAAAGGTCTGGTAGCGGATCACTATCCGACACCGTTGGCAGCGTGTAAGACGCCAGAAGATGCGATGGATTCAAGCAATATTCGAATAGTGTGCAGGTCATGTCATAACAAGGTGTGCAGTCGTGACGATAACGACTATAAGAACGGTGTGAAGCGTGGCAGCAGCGCAACAGGTGGCAGCTTAGATATCAATGATGAGTGGTTTGATTACTGA
- a CDS encoding primase-helicase family protein, which translates to MKDENSSDSKKQDPKYVDATQNVKPDTTEPENISHSDAPQPKDGANTDTLTAEEQQAANKKERLSKITEMVDNIQAMCRITNLRIAKGRNDLVPVDIFEAKAVIDKVMGGKYAKAMIGGAARIIEHSSSDLRIMSASTIINSFSGLKLAYWGVDKEGDPKLKYLPAAKYFIEQSDVARIYESVAFNPNEKKEFRDQDRRNTLNLFQGFPHTVDNAPSQSIILPLNGFEGLKVQLESMTTSRASMRFFEHVHDNICNSDYEAFKQFVAWMANIIQDPAKRPQFAPVLRSAEKGTGKSTVMEILCQVVGVQQSMMTSDAEHIWGRFVAGLINKLLVVGEEISWGGNKKSEGVLKDSVTGNMLVVERKGVDMEMHTKYYRLALLSNDAWVVPASNDERRYLVLDVNPQKAQNKEYFAPFYSGKTKHGGFDKTMLRELTYIFSNLDISNIDLTAAVKTDGLKQQQAVSVDHIVKWWANCLETGYVKYKDEGNATGIIHQKKPIDKVISPEVLKASIAEWIRASGGRGGVMTSQQLRKELDRVAGGTVINKNVKINGVGVRGWLVPNHKEAIAFFVDKFHIELEIDINPDDLFEEEVNNKSNAVVKGIFGKQTNLSGYNQ; encoded by the coding sequence ATGAAAGATGAAAATAGCAGCGATTCAAAGAAACAAGATCCGAAATATGTCGACGCTACGCAAAATGTGAAGCCAGACACCACCGAACCGGAAAATATTTCACACAGCGACGCGCCACAACCAAAAGATGGTGCTAATACTGATACATTGACAGCAGAAGAACAACAAGCGGCGAATAAGAAAGAACGTCTAAGCAAGATCACGGAAATGGTCGATAACATACAAGCGATGTGTCGTATCACTAACCTTCGCATTGCTAAAGGTCGCAATGATTTAGTACCCGTTGATATATTTGAAGCCAAGGCGGTTATCGATAAAGTTATGGGCGGCAAGTATGCCAAGGCGATGATTGGTGGTGCGGCTCGCATTATAGAACATAGTTCAAGCGACTTACGCATAATGTCAGCGTCTACTATTATCAATAGCTTTTCGGGTTTGAAGTTGGCGTACTGGGGTGTAGACAAAGAAGGCGATCCGAAGCTTAAGTATTTACCAGCAGCCAAGTATTTTATCGAACAATCAGACGTTGCGCGGATCTATGAATCAGTTGCGTTTAATCCAAATGAAAAAAAAGAATTCCGCGACCAAGATCGACGCAATACGCTGAACTTATTCCAAGGCTTTCCCCATACCGTTGATAATGCACCAAGCCAAAGCATCATCTTGCCTTTAAATGGGTTCGAAGGTCTTAAGGTGCAACTTGAATCAATGACAACCAGCCGTGCTTCTATGCGTTTCTTTGAACACGTACACGATAATATTTGTAATAGTGATTATGAAGCGTTTAAGCAATTTGTGGCGTGGATGGCTAACATCATTCAAGACCCAGCCAAGCGGCCGCAATTCGCGCCAGTATTGCGATCAGCTGAAAAAGGCACAGGCAAATCAACGGTTATGGAAATCTTGTGTCAAGTGGTTGGGGTTCAACAATCCATGATGACAAGCGATGCAGAGCATATATGGGGGCGCTTCGTGGCTGGCCTGATCAATAAGTTACTGGTGGTCGGTGAAGAAATTAGTTGGGGCGGCAACAAGAAAAGCGAAGGCGTTTTAAAGGACAGTGTAACGGGTAACATGCTGGTGGTAGAACGCAAAGGTGTAGACATGGAAATGCACACTAAATATTATCGTTTAGCTTTATTGTCGAACGATGCTTGGGTAGTGCCAGCGAGTAACGATGAAAGGCGTTATCTAGTACTAGACGTAAACCCCCAGAAAGCACAGAATAAGGAATATTTCGCGCCATTTTACAGTGGCAAGACGAAGCATGGCGGTTTTGATAAAACCATGCTGCGAGAGCTAACATATATATTCAGTAACCTCGATATATCGAATATTGATTTAACAGCGGCGGTTAAAACAGATGGATTAAAGCAACAACAGGCCGTATCTGTGGATCATATTGTTAAATGGTGGGCTAACTGTTTAGAGACTGGTTACGTTAAATATAAAGATGAAGGTAACGCGACCGGTATCATTCATCAAAAAAAACCAATCGACAAGGTGATCAGCCCAGAAGTATTAAAGGCATCAATTGCAGAATGGATCCGCGCTTCTGGTGGCCGTGGTGGTGTTATGACATCACAACAATTACGCAAAGAGTTGGATCGCGTCGCTGGTGGAACGGTGATAAACAAAAATGTAAAAATAAACGGTGTCGGGGTGCGTGGTTGGTTAGTACCTAATCATAAGGAGGCAATAGCTTTCTTTGTGGATAAATTTCACATTGAATTAGAGATTGATATAAACCCAGACGATCTGTTTGAAGAAGAAGTTAATAACAAATCCAACGCGGTAGTAAAGGGTATATTTGGTAAGCAAACCAACCTTAGCGGCTACAATCAATAA
- a CDS encoding phage major capsid family protein, whose protein sequence is MSIQQIIKAAATAQGTIGYFAKSEVPIHETGTGTSDVLIQDQLSSLITPNMPASALSIFTDSSVKTVDLNKTTVIPIGGDADGCGFIGEGEMIPVINSVITSKRLKAQHKLACIANATRESLDGSNGQLESFISQFVIGRSINRALEQNLLSTTAESVRNPAGLLATGSNVAVTATATDRESVFIDEVGKKLAFNKKVFIVVPPALLGFAMVALNKNKFNSELFELLPSAECADDNILIIGNNDLVCAADGNSLEIISDKQTAIVQLDENDPAPKLVARGSTAGGIAQYIQQTGVSITSGLQQEIVSYKTQLNISYELITPVTLITVS, encoded by the coding sequence ATGAGTATTCAGCAGATTATTAAAGCGGCAGCGACCGCACAAGGTACGATTGGTTATTTTGCAAAAAGTGAAGTACCGATCCACGAAACTGGAACCGGAACCAGTGACGTATTGATTCAAGACCAATTATCTAGTCTTATCACGCCTAATATGCCGGCAAGTGCACTATCTATCTTTACAGATTCGAGTGTCAAAACTGTAGATCTAAACAAGACCACTGTTATTCCAATTGGCGGTGATGCTGATGGTTGCGGCTTTATCGGTGAAGGTGAAATGATTCCCGTAATTAACTCAGTGATCACATCAAAACGCCTCAAGGCGCAGCACAAGCTTGCTTGTATTGCCAACGCAACACGCGAAAGCCTAGACGGCTCAAACGGCCAGCTAGAGAGCTTTATCAGTCAGTTTGTTATTGGTCGCTCAATCAATCGCGCACTAGAGCAAAACTTGCTTTCAACGACCGCTGAATCGGTACGCAACCCAGCAGGATTGCTTGCGACGGGTTCTAACGTGGCAGTAACGGCAACGGCAACAGATCGCGAGTCTGTTTTTATTGATGAAGTGGGCAAGAAATTAGCATTTAATAAGAAAGTATTTATCGTAGTACCACCGGCCTTGTTAGGGTTCGCAATGGTTGCGCTGAATAAAAATAAGTTCAATTCTGAATTGTTCGAACTGCTACCAAGTGCCGAATGTGCAGATGACAATATTTTGATCATTGGTAATAATGATTTAGTTTGCGCCGCTGATGGTAACTCATTGGAAATTATTTCGGATAAACAAACCGCGATCGTGCAACTTGACGAGAACGACCCAGCACCGAAATTGGTTGCCCGTGGATCTACGGCTGGTGGAATTGCTCAATATATTCAACAAACCGGCGTATCAATTACAAGCGGCTTGCAACAGGAAATCGTTAGTTACAAAACCCAGCTTAATATTTCATACGAGTTAATCACTCCAGTAACATTGATTACCGTCTCATAG
- a CDS encoding CBS domain-containing protein: MLFTRCITISQDASLGKAWKLLHKHKISMLPVVNDNQELLGVISSVDFLKNLAVPSYSGLLQHLSVILVKRKHKKEVNNRVQDLMVTNVTAVKDTDHIVALVPLLSDIGLHHIPVLDSEQKLCGIITQSDLIGALYSVNQKG; this comes from the coding sequence ATATTATTCACACGATGTATAACGATTAGCCAAGATGCTTCATTAGGTAAGGCATGGAAGTTACTGCATAAACATAAAATCAGCATGTTACCCGTGGTTAATGATAATCAAGAATTGTTAGGGGTGATTTCCAGTGTCGACTTTCTTAAAAACTTAGCTGTACCGAGTTATTCGGGTTTGCTGCAACATTTGAGCGTGATATTGGTGAAACGCAAACATAAAAAAGAAGTCAATAATCGAGTGCAAGATCTGATGGTCACCAATGTGACGGCGGTAAAAGACACCGATCATATTGTCGCGTTAGTGCCGCTTCTTTCTGACATTGGTTTGCATCATATTCCTGTGCTCGATTCTGAACAAAAACTGTGCGGCATCATTACTCAATCGGATCTGATTGGTGCGCTGTATTCAGTGAATCAAAAAGGCTAA